One window of Paenibacillus sp. FSL K6-3182 genomic DNA carries:
- a CDS encoding SMC family ATPase → MRINAITIEAFRGFNEKRRFEFPNTSIVILHGPNGYGKTSFFDAIEWGLTGSIYRYEQDPERKLYRYIGNHFAGDRAPKVIIELGNSDIQITVTRTGIANTNVRTDSGAHLLEVEINGEKVPAKEAEAVLKEKLVHAEWLDKVDLNNSLFLTHLLCQERMNGILRGMKEKERYNSVSRIFGTEQFSSYGELVHKARMELEERRLAFSQKRGQLIAEEETLEHRIQGIKLEISEFSPASRNNQWSTALHNYEAVFQKAAVSEDEDQVISLIKEAEEQIEALVQERNLLENDTIRRLDLAKDAMTSLQEKLPLLMQWERENHLTQTLDEHLNTIQKLLRLNEEADSFLQNEQIKLQNEQLYEDLQQQTTAIQHRADHLFEALNEVKKLLLQAKNRKKFDGMSGNFAMAYPRLEESPRLALYHSLRELELRFREQTDLEISFMEADRLHKQQLEFVQQLVLHEKKHKAFLKHVLQVAIEQPELECCPACGIEDVDSLRLQNYVSTQMDAIHPDLARAEKKSLELELQRQIYNDQLFEAKANVKESLTILQATMQEWSDQHTQLLDQVADLQAKHYDLHKKMQLMDKSYNDFKALADELDIPIHTPALKELLLTKLDEGNKKVDHLRKQLITIATSFSSLTRKSKERELKHLQDDVVVWLGKLTAEGIIGASAQTTDWSAVADQLDAKASLIDESLLENTRKHGAATQLLDAFRANTDLALLEQLQQQKTAKHKVIERVEEGLRTIEDMVAALKDAEQAVPDAIRGLNERVMDQMFDTMRSIFVRINSHPVFTEIDYDTGKKFNSNRLFLKVMTREDAALGHQEANPSYIFSAAQVNATAISFFLAMALTQSWSPLSFVAMDDPVQSMDDLNVAALIDLIRNLADSKLQNHKQFIISTHDSTFYQVMRKKFRMLNVGIIEYDSYSEAGPTFEQRVVEATDKKPIAIFSKADS, encoded by the coding sequence ATGAGGATTAATGCAATCACAATAGAAGCATTCCGCGGGTTTAATGAGAAGCGAAGATTTGAATTTCCCAATACAAGCATTGTCATTTTACATGGCCCAAATGGTTACGGAAAAACCTCTTTTTTTGACGCGATCGAATGGGGATTAACCGGTAGCATTTATCGTTATGAGCAAGACCCCGAACGAAAATTATATCGATACATTGGGAATCATTTTGCCGGGGATAGAGCTCCAAAAGTAATCATTGAGCTAGGAAATTCAGACATACAAATCACAGTAACACGTACGGGGATCGCCAATACGAATGTAAGGACAGATAGCGGAGCCCATTTGCTTGAAGTTGAGATTAATGGTGAGAAGGTACCTGCCAAGGAGGCAGAAGCCGTTTTAAAAGAGAAGCTCGTCCACGCGGAATGGCTCGATAAAGTGGATTTAAACAACAGCTTGTTTCTTACTCATCTTCTATGTCAAGAACGGATGAATGGCATCCTAAGAGGCATGAAGGAGAAGGAACGCTACAATTCGGTTTCCCGAATTTTCGGCACAGAGCAATTTTCGAGCTATGGAGAACTCGTACATAAAGCAAGGATGGAGCTGGAAGAAAGAAGACTAGCATTTAGCCAAAAGCGTGGGCAGCTGATTGCGGAGGAAGAAACGCTGGAGCACCGTATTCAAGGCATTAAGCTAGAAATCTCAGAATTCTCGCCTGCATCACGAAATAATCAATGGTCAACAGCACTTCATAACTATGAAGCTGTCTTCCAAAAAGCAGCGGTTTCAGAAGATGAAGATCAGGTTATTTCATTGATCAAAGAAGCCGAGGAGCAAATAGAAGCTCTAGTTCAGGAACGAAATCTTTTGGAAAATGATACAATCAGACGGCTAGATCTAGCAAAAGATGCTATGACCTCATTACAGGAAAAGCTTCCGCTTCTGATGCAATGGGAACGAGAAAATCATCTTACTCAAACGCTAGATGAACACTTAAATACAATTCAAAAATTGCTAAGGCTCAATGAAGAAGCAGATAGTTTTTTGCAAAACGAACAGATCAAGCTCCAAAACGAACAGCTGTATGAGGATTTACAGCAGCAAACAACGGCAATTCAGCATAGAGCCGATCACTTATTTGAAGCGCTAAATGAAGTGAAAAAATTATTGCTTCAGGCAAAAAACCGTAAAAAATTTGATGGGATGAGCGGTAACTTTGCCATGGCTTATCCACGCTTAGAGGAGTCTCCTCGACTCGCACTCTATCATTCATTACGAGAGTTAGAGCTGCGGTTTCGTGAACAAACAGATTTGGAAATCTCCTTTATGGAGGCTGATCGTTTACACAAGCAGCAGTTGGAATTTGTACAGCAGCTTGTGCTTCATGAAAAGAAACATAAAGCTTTTCTAAAGCATGTTCTACAGGTTGCTATTGAACAGCCAGAGCTAGAATGCTGCCCTGCCTGTGGAATAGAAGATGTTGATTCATTACGCCTGCAAAACTATGTCAGCACCCAGATGGATGCCATTCATCCTGATCTAGCTCGTGCAGAAAAAAAGAGCCTCGAGCTTGAATTACAACGACAAATCTATAATGACCAGCTGTTTGAAGCAAAAGCAAATGTTAAAGAAAGTCTAACCATACTTCAAGCCACCATGCAGGAATGGAGTGATCAGCATACTCAATTGCTCGATCAAGTGGCAGATTTACAAGCAAAGCACTACGATTTGCACAAAAAAATGCAGTTAATGGACAAGAGCTACAATGATTTCAAAGCATTGGCTGATGAGTTGGATATCCCTATTCATACGCCAGCTCTGAAAGAGCTGTTGCTGACTAAGCTGGATGAAGGCAATAAAAAAGTAGATCATTTACGCAAGCAGCTTATTACGATTGCTACATCGTTTTCATCCCTGACAAGGAAGAGCAAAGAGAGAGAACTTAAGCATCTACAAGATGATGTCGTTGTTTGGCTAGGTAAACTAACGGCAGAAGGAATTATTGGTGCCAGTGCTCAAACAACGGATTGGAGCGCAGTTGCAGATCAGTTAGACGCAAAGGCTAGTTTGATTGATGAGTCATTGCTTGAAAATACTCGTAAGCACGGAGCAGCAACACAATTATTAGATGCTTTCCGAGCAAACACAGATCTCGCACTGCTCGAACAATTACAGCAACAAAAAACTGCCAAGCATAAGGTCATAGAACGAGTGGAAGAAGGTCTTCGAACCATCGAAGACATGGTTGCCGCTCTAAAGGATGCCGAGCAGGCCGTGCCAGATGCCATTCGCGGCTTGAATGAACGAGTCATGGATCAAATGTTCGATACTATGCGTTCCATCTTTGTCAGAATCAACTCTCATCCCGTATTTACCGAGATCGATTATGATACGGGGAAAAAATTCAACAGCAATCGCTTATTTCTCAAAGTGATGACGAGAGAAGACGCGGCCCTTGGCCACCAAGAAGCAAATCCCTCGTACATATTTAGCGCAGCCCAGGTGAATGCCACTGCGATTTCATTCTTTTTGGCCATGGCGCTTACGCAATCTTGGTCCCCACTGTCCTTTGTCGCAATGGATGACCCTGTACAAAGCATGGATGACTTGAATGTAGCTGCATTAATTGATCTTATACGTAATTTAGCTGATTCCAAATTGCAAAATCATAAACAATTTATTATCTCAACACATGATTCGACCTTCTATCAGGTGATGAGAAAGAAGTTCAGAATGCTGAATGTAGGCATTATTGAATATGATTCCTATTCAGAAGCAGGCCCTACATTTGAGCAGCGTGTAGTAGAAGCTACGGATAAGAAGCCGATTGCCATATTTTCGAAAGCAGACTCATAA
- a CDS encoding ABC-three component system middle component 1 — translation MVQQIFDFFDQQSDLEKLTNVSIRHIDALYFSAKQIFAVVSYDSPSSLENHWERAAYQFAYRVQNQLPSELDDLRWDMYLVLFVDAQELSNVLKKRIESNRFFFRKIIITSSDLNRLAEKLPLDFQTKLPEHQLERLWFHDRHFLQQWQSCVQQSTKDQLNKALFKADEQSVDKLLSSLNIPVLAEVLSHED, via the coding sequence ATGGTGCAACAGATATTTGACTTTTTTGACCAACAATCTGACCTTGAGAAGCTAACAAATGTATCGATTAGGCATATAGATGCCCTTTACTTTTCTGCGAAGCAAATTTTTGCTGTCGTTTCCTATGACTCTCCATCATCACTCGAGAATCACTGGGAGCGAGCAGCTTATCAATTTGCTTACCGGGTACAGAATCAGCTGCCCAGCGAACTAGATGATTTGCGTTGGGACATGTATTTAGTCCTCTTTGTAGACGCGCAAGAGCTAAGCAATGTTTTGAAAAAACGCATCGAGTCAAACCGCTTTTTCTTTCGCAAGATAATCATCACGAGCTCTGATTTAAATCGTTTAGCTGAAAAACTGCCTTTAGACTTTCAAACTAAGCTGCCCGAGCACCAGCTCGAGCGCCTTTGGTTTCATGATCGGCATTTTCTCCAGCAATGGCAATCCTGTGTTCAACAATCGACGAAAGACCAGTTAAATAAAGCTTTGTTTAAAGCTGATGAGCAGTCTGTGGACAAGCTATTGTCATCTTTAAATATTCCAGTGTTAGCTGAGGTGCTCAGCCATGAGGATTAA
- a CDS encoding ABC-three component system protein translates to MSMQIELKPRKPGSNGKMLVLLIHGLGAPETWVKPGRDWAELIASDPDITDTDIGIVTYDTSKLISSIFGIEGEFEVLGQKISVSKKSPLSIDQLAIQLKAILDGYTYRKYEKIVIVGHSMGGLIGKRFLLNEYLHRKKGLERIGGFISYATPYNGSKFAEFHHLIKRFQNHKQIDQLRSNNAFLDDMNRSFFDAQEELKSFFTSIYCFGDKDTVVEEGSAVPTMGHSTKYALARSLPGDHGTILDLLQGHLSTNYDILKGLLLDVLGPFNPSPLGVQDNPPEITTSLDLSDKPAGSANVSKMQARLNDQFEIHRHALDTIFIRRFKNDDEIRTKLIASMNDVLRKLKEMEESRLQLFLKLYQFANIRLPEGEPGLRELWELLALVNLVYPDWNFIDPEEWVHLSNLQLDSDRWVRMLYSQAKETMPEVVIGFMTKLYTNSFQSYMKSRDHSDLFPYRLLLENINTESLAKGNPENLCEHCNNGRKADFSKILLQFAQDTKLTIFEGLESNRLSGTVSISCSSCLRQVRHEVSYEEICTRLRSVI, encoded by the coding sequence ATGTCGATGCAGATCGAACTGAAACCGAGAAAACCGGGAAGCAATGGCAAGATGCTAGTCTTGCTGATTCATGGTTTGGGCGCTCCTGAAACGTGGGTAAAGCCAGGCAGAGACTGGGCGGAGCTCATCGCATCAGATCCGGACATCACGGATACGGATATTGGTATCGTTACATATGACACCTCTAAGCTCATCAGCAGCATCTTTGGAATCGAAGGAGAGTTTGAAGTTTTAGGTCAAAAAATTAGTGTCAGTAAAAAAAGTCCTCTGTCCATAGACCAGCTTGCTATTCAATTAAAGGCTATTTTGGATGGGTATACCTATAGAAAATATGAGAAAATCGTTATCGTCGGCCACAGTATGGGAGGATTAATCGGTAAACGATTCCTACTCAACGAATATTTGCATCGCAAAAAAGGATTAGAACGGATCGGTGGCTTTATTAGCTATGCAACACCTTATAACGGCTCTAAATTCGCTGAATTCCACCATTTAATAAAGCGCTTTCAGAATCATAAGCAAATCGATCAGCTGCGTTCAAACAACGCTTTTTTGGATGATATGAACCGCAGCTTTTTTGATGCTCAAGAAGAGCTTAAGAGCTTCTTCACGTCCATTTACTGCTTCGGAGACAAGGACACCGTAGTCGAGGAGGGAAGTGCTGTTCCTACGATGGGACATTCAACCAAGTACGCGCTTGCCAGGTCTCTGCCCGGTGATCATGGCACCATTCTAGATCTGCTGCAAGGGCATCTCTCAACGAACTACGATATTCTAAAAGGACTTTTACTAGACGTACTTGGCCCTTTTAATCCTTCACCATTAGGTGTACAAGATAACCCCCCAGAGATTACAACTTCCTTAGACCTGTCGGACAAGCCAGCAGGATCAGCTAATGTATCTAAGATGCAGGCTCGATTAAACGATCAATTTGAGATTCACCGACACGCGCTGGATACCATCTTCATACGACGTTTCAAAAATGATGACGAAATAAGAACAAAGCTTATTGCTTCTATGAATGATGTTCTTCGAAAGCTGAAGGAGATGGAAGAAAGCAGATTACAGCTGTTTCTAAAGCTGTACCAATTTGCAAACATTCGTCTTCCTGAAGGAGAACCCGGCCTGCGCGAGCTGTGGGAGCTGCTGGCTCTCGTCAATTTGGTATATCCCGATTGGAACTTTATCGATCCTGAGGAGTGGGTTCATTTGTCCAATCTTCAGCTGGATTCCGATCGCTGGGTGCGTATGCTCTACTCACAGGCTAAAGAAACGATGCCTGAGGTCGTCATCGGATTTATGACTAAACTTTATACCAATTCTTTTCAATCTTATATGAAGTCCAGAGACCATTCGGATTTATTCCCATATCGCTTGCTGCTCGAAAATATTAATACGGAATCACTCGCAAAAGGCAACCCAGAAAACCTATGCGAGCATTGCAACAATGGCCGTAAAGCTGACTTTTCCAAAATATTACTACAATTTGCTCAAGACACAAAGTTAACCATCTTCGAAGGTTTAGAATCTAATCGCTTATCCGGAACGGTCAGTATCAGTTGTTCCTCTTGCTTGCGTCAAGTTAGACATGAAGTGAGTTATGAAGAAATTTGCACGCGACTAAGGAGTGTGATTTGA
- a CDS encoding multidrug efflux SMR transporter, which produces MNSNWIKVFIAAFFEVFWVIGLKHADDFWTWAGTVISIIISFYLMIAAGKKLPVGTVYAVFVGMGTAGTVFSEIIFFGEPFKWTKMLLILLLLAGVMGLKLVTKDKDQKGAVS; this is translated from the coding sequence GTGAATTCGAATTGGATTAAAGTATTTATTGCCGCTTTTTTCGAGGTTTTTTGGGTGATTGGCTTAAAACACGCGGATGATTTCTGGACGTGGGCAGGAACTGTTATTTCTATTATTATCAGCTTCTATTTAATGATCGCTGCAGGCAAAAAACTGCCCGTCGGAACGGTATATGCTGTTTTTGTAGGAATGGGTACGGCAGGAACTGTTTTTTCCGAAATCATATTTTTTGGAGAACCATTTAAATGGACCAAAATGTTGTTGATTTTACTTTTATTAGCGGGAGTCATGGGCTTGAAATTGGTTACGAAGGATAAAGATCAGAAAGGAGCTGTATCCTAA
- a CDS encoding multidrug efflux SMR transporter, producing the protein MAWISLIFAGLFEMFGVAMINKLHKDRNWQSVVLLTIGFLASFLFLAYSMKTLPMGTTYAIWTGIGASGGAILGMLLYGESKDWKRVVFITMVLGSAVGLKLVS; encoded by the coding sequence ATGGCTTGGATTTCTCTCATATTTGCAGGATTGTTTGAAATGTTTGGTGTTGCGATGATAAATAAATTGCATAAGGATCGCAATTGGCAATCCGTTGTATTATTAACGATCGGATTTTTAGCAAGCTTCCTATTTCTTGCTTATTCCATGAAAACACTGCCTATGGGAACAACGTACGCCATTTGGACGGGGATTGGAGCGTCAGGCGGAGCTATATTGGGAATGCTTTTATATGGAGAATCGAAAGACTGGAAAAGGGTTGTTTTTATAACGATGGTATTAGGTTCAGCCGTAGGGTTGAAGCTTGTCTCTTAA
- a CDS encoding ATP-grasp domain-containing protein, with protein sequence MTAIKTVAFVEPSFYGVSFARVAFEQGHKVISIVSSTENPQKYGYEVIYHDLIVADIRDEESLYQAIVSSPYANQLDALIPATDYASHVTAKVAERIGLRGVPYEAALKSRNKDLAREAYAEHQVPSAKFKKVRTYEDALAAAEEIGFPIVLKPTNCASSQNVYFINNTIELKHAIDAISAFKVTYMDFKVRDEYLIEEYLDGPEFSVELFVKDGEPIFSAVTEKLTSPLPYFVEILHTLPTSVHVEHEDHIVRTAVDALRAIGIVNGPSHVEVKLTSTGPRIIEVNGRPGGDNISSDLLVQAFGVDIFEATVNYYLNHPINIQKRFNRAASIAYVTADREGIFDGIEGFADLEQHTNVIRAQLTAAEGDLVSEAKSSDDRLGYFITVGNTPQEAKELALALKETLTVVYHQHETVSAAG encoded by the coding sequence ATGACAGCAATTAAAACGGTAGCTTTTGTTGAACCAAGTTTCTATGGCGTTAGTTTTGCGAGAGTCGCTTTTGAACAGGGACATAAAGTTATTTCCATCGTTTCTTCAACGGAAAATCCGCAAAAGTATGGATATGAAGTGATCTACCATGATTTGATTGTCGCAGATATTCGAGATGAAGAGTCACTCTATCAAGCGATTGTTAGCTCCCCCTATGCGAATCAACTGGATGCGTTAATTCCTGCTACGGATTACGCCTCTCACGTAACTGCGAAGGTTGCGGAGCGGATTGGACTTAGAGGAGTACCCTACGAAGCAGCTTTAAAGTCGAGAAACAAAGATTTGGCTAGAGAAGCTTATGCTGAACATCAAGTTCCGAGTGCAAAATTCAAAAAAGTGAGAACTTACGAAGATGCTTTAGCAGCTGCGGAAGAGATCGGATTTCCTATCGTATTAAAACCGACGAATTGCGCAAGCAGTCAAAATGTTTATTTCATCAACAATACAATTGAACTGAAGCATGCAATAGATGCGATCTCAGCGTTTAAAGTAACTTATATGGACTTTAAAGTCCGCGACGAGTATTTAATTGAAGAGTACTTGGATGGTCCAGAATTCAGTGTCGAATTGTTCGTAAAAGATGGGGAGCCCATTTTCTCGGCCGTTACTGAAAAATTGACCTCGCCGCTTCCTTATTTTGTTGAGATCCTTCATACATTACCTACTTCAGTGCATGTAGAGCATGAGGATCACATCGTTCGTACGGCTGTTGATGCTTTGAGAGCTATTGGGATAGTGAATGGACCAAGTCACGTAGAAGTGAAGCTTACAAGTACGGGGCCACGAATTATCGAGGTGAACGGCAGGCCAGGAGGCGACAACATTTCTTCTGATTTATTAGTGCAAGCGTTCGGTGTCGATATATTTGAAGCAACCGTTAACTATTATTTAAACCACCCGATCAATATTCAGAAAAGGTTTAACCGCGCAGCTTCAATTGCTTATGTGACCGCCGATCGAGAGGGTATTTTCGATGGAATTGAAGGTTTTGCCGATTTAGAACAACATACAAATGTTATCCGAGCACAGCTAACGGCAGCTGAAGGAGATTTGGTCTCAGAAGCAAAAAGCTCGGATGATCGATTGGGTTATTTCATTACAGTTGGCAACACCCCTCAAGAAGCAAAAGAACTAGCCCTTGCCCTTAAAGAAACGTTAACGGTCGTGTATCACCAGCATGAAACAGTGAGTGCAGCGGGGTAG
- a CDS encoding MFS transporter translates to MVFSVLKQRNFRHYSFADIISGFGVGMSTIGANWYLMDQTNSITAIGFMLSLNVISGFLISAFVGTLIDKWNRKTIILWANGIRAIALLIITGAFVWTGFRIEYLYAFAIINGMGWTVYMTASRSLVQEILTEKDLIHGNSLIEISLQVGMFMAGALSGVLYKFVGFEIILLLNALAFIVSSFLLSRIQYTPIPFENDKETFFATFKNGLKYLAERPFIFLLGIVSIIPLVSTMIYNVVLPGYVSNTVQGDSVVFGLSDMFYGIGGLLSGFIAAPLAKKISQHGTILLFFMISVLSLLAVAFNHLILLLYFGSVLIGLTNSSLRILMTTTLMESVSKSYMGRATSVWMAISLLLQTLSATGLGLVIDHFSPGAGFICMSGLMFIGFVVYFVMNSKATLKSTLEA, encoded by the coding sequence ATGGTTTTTAGCGTACTTAAACAAAGAAACTTCCGCCATTATTCCTTCGCTGATATTATTTCCGGGTTCGGCGTAGGCATGAGTACGATTGGTGCGAACTGGTATCTCATGGATCAGACAAATTCGATTACCGCCATAGGGTTCATGCTTTCCTTAAATGTTATTTCAGGTTTTCTCATCTCCGCATTCGTAGGCACCTTAATCGATAAATGGAATCGAAAAACGATTATCTTATGGGCCAATGGCATTCGGGCGATCGCCTTGTTAATCATTACAGGAGCTTTTGTATGGACGGGATTCCGAATTGAATATCTTTATGCCTTTGCCATTATTAACGGGATGGGCTGGACCGTGTACATGACGGCTTCTCGAAGCCTGGTTCAGGAAATTCTAACGGAGAAGGATCTCATTCATGGCAACTCCTTAATTGAAATCAGCTTGCAAGTAGGGATGTTTATGGCTGGTGCACTTTCAGGAGTGTTGTACAAATTCGTTGGTTTTGAGATCATTCTTCTTCTAAATGCGCTCGCCTTTATCGTGAGCAGCTTCTTACTTAGTCGAATTCAATACACACCTATCCCTTTTGAAAATGATAAAGAGACCTTTTTTGCAACGTTTAAGAATGGCCTAAAATATCTGGCGGAACGTCCATTTATTTTCTTGCTTGGTATTGTATCGATTATTCCACTTGTTTCCACTATGATTTACAATGTCGTTCTTCCTGGTTATGTGAGCAATACGGTGCAAGGTGATTCCGTTGTATTCGGTTTGTCAGATATGTTTTATGGCATTGGGGGATTATTGTCTGGATTTATTGCAGCACCCTTGGCAAAAAAAATATCACAACATGGAACCATACTATTATTTTTTATGATATCCGTGCTGAGCTTGCTCGCTGTAGCGTTTAACCATTTGATTCTGCTTTTGTATTTTGGCAGTGTGTTGATCGGATTAACGAACTCTTCGTTACGTATTTTGATGACAACGACGCTGATGGAATCGGTATCCAAATCCTACATGGGTCGAGCGACTTCGGTCTGGATGGCGATTTCCTTGCTCTTGCAGACCTTGTCCGCCACAGGGCTTGGCCTTGTCATTGATCATTTCTCTCCAGGTGCGGGTTTTATCTGTATGAGCGGCTTAATGTTCATCGGATTTGTTGTGTACTTTGTGATGAATAGTAAAGCGACACTAAAAAGTACTCTGGAAGCCTGA
- a CDS encoding transketolase, whose translation MTKKSGRDAYKDELTTLASSNDQIVCIEADLGGKNHPFGQQHPQRFFNLGIAELAGIDMAAGLAEAGYVPFFSTFASFAALRAAESIKLTMGYMGKNVKVVAAYGGVSGGWFGTTHHALEDIAVLQSFQNIRIACPHGEQETRRVIREAAASEEPYYIRLSRNDAFDSLDRAEDESCRNLIVEGGARTARSKLCLISVGEQATELCKRIVQEDDDIVHAHLCYVDIQSLKPYIQPLSGLADQFLVVEEHRATGSTASYLALLLPKHQVHSHHCGEKWPIYGGTHAEVLDYLGFGFEPLQQQIHNILGGKDGF comes from the coding sequence ATGACCAAGAAGTCAGGTAGAGATGCCTATAAAGATGAGTTGACTACACTTGCTTCCAGCAACGACCAAATTGTATGTATTGAAGCAGATCTAGGAGGCAAAAATCATCCTTTTGGACAGCAGCATCCCCAGCGTTTTTTTAATCTAGGCATCGCGGAATTAGCTGGCATTGATATGGCAGCCGGTCTTGCTGAAGCAGGTTATGTGCCATTCTTCTCAACCTTTGCTTCCTTTGCAGCATTGCGAGCAGCGGAAAGCATCAAGCTGACGATGGGGTATATGGGAAAAAATGTGAAGGTTGTAGCTGCGTATGGAGGGGTATCTGGTGGTTGGTTTGGAACGACACATCATGCACTGGAGGACATCGCAGTCCTCCAATCGTTTCAGAACATACGGATCGCCTGCCCTCATGGTGAGCAGGAAACACGAAGAGTAATACGTGAAGCAGCAGCATCAGAGGAGCCGTATTATATTCGCCTTTCTAGAAATGATGCTTTTGACAGCTTGGATCGAGCAGAGGACGAGAGCTGCAGAAACTTAATTGTTGAAGGAGGCGCACGTACTGCCCGATCCAAACTATGCTTGATTTCCGTGGGTGAACAAGCAACAGAACTTTGCAAGCGGATCGTTCAAGAAGACGACGATATCGTACATGCGCATTTATGTTACGTCGACATTCAAAGCTTGAAACCTTATATTCAACCATTAAGCGGTTTAGCTGACCAATTTCTGGTCGTTGAGGAGCATCGAGCAACCGGCAGTACGGCGTCCTATCTAGCCTTATTATTGCCAAAGCATCAAGTTCACTCACATCATTGCGGTGAGAAATGGCCAATCTACGGCGGTACACATGCTGAGGTTCTAGACTATTTAGGATTTGGGTTTGAACCACTGCAACAACAAATCCATAATATTCTAGGAGGTAAGGATGGTTTTTAG
- a CDS encoding 1-deoxy-D-xylulose-5-phosphate synthase N-terminal domain-containing protein, giving the protein MELAIDIQREEISLLVDKAKEARKLIIDMAASPTGCHIGGSLSAIDLLIGAYSKYVEDPNTLIILSKGHAAAALYAALHVYGIIKDNPADSYGKAGSLFTGHPNHKLSGIPFATGSLGHGIPYAAGWALAQKMKQTNGLGIVIGGDGELQEGLCWETAQIVQAQSITNFVYIVDCNGGQNDGYVHDISPLRNLRQRFEAFGFAVKEINGHHFEEILAAIEPDPDRPVAVLANTIKGKGVAAIEGNPEAHYVKIPEKLAHKWKVNLS; this is encoded by the coding sequence ATGGAGCTGGCAATCGATATTCAAAGGGAAGAAATTTCCCTGCTGGTTGATAAAGCGAAAGAAGCGAGGAAATTGATTATTGACATGGCTGCATCACCTACAGGATGCCATATCGGCGGAAGTCTTTCTGCGATTGACTTATTGATTGGTGCGTATTCGAAATATGTTGAAGATCCCAATACGCTCATCATTCTTAGCAAAGGGCATGCTGCAGCAGCATTATATGCCGCGCTCCATGTATACGGGATTATCAAGGATAACCCAGCGGATAGCTATGGAAAAGCAGGCTCTTTGTTCACAGGTCATCCTAATCATAAACTATCAGGAATCCCCTTCGCTACAGGCAGTTTGGGTCATGGCATTCCTTACGCAGCAGGCTGGGCACTGGCGCAAAAGATGAAACAAACGAATGGACTAGGGATTGTGATCGGTGGAGATGGGGAGCTGCAGGAAGGGTTATGCTGGGAAACCGCACAGATTGTCCAAGCCCAGTCGATCACTAATTTTGTATATATCGTAGATTGCAACGGAGGCCAAAACGATGGTTATGTGCATGACATATCACCGCTTCGCAATCTCCGGCAAAGATTTGAAGCGTTTGGCTTTGCTGTCAAGGAAATCAACGGCCATCATTTCGAAGAAATCCTTGCCGCGATTGAACCAGATCCAGATAGACCGGTAGCCGTCCTAGCCAATACGATAAAAGGAAAAGGTGTTGCAGCGATTGAAGGAAACCCCGAAGCGCATTATGTTAAAATCCCGGAGAAGCTCGCCCATAAATGGAAGGTGAATTTATCATGA